In Rhodoferax koreense, a genomic segment contains:
- a CDS encoding methyl-accepting chemotaxis protein — protein sequence MSFANLKVSTRLSAGFGCMFLLMAMLIAIGLTRLASLDDAQREIVEQNWAKADAASAIAGASRMASERVMGQLLGPEASAGPAGLPTERRALDDAMGLLSSAPMSEPEKALYGQLRAAHAAYDASLTRLGQRLSQADGRDAAAKAMLAETLPALTTLQGHATAFASLEKRLAADRIRLEEDRISAARLEMLAIGALALLTCALFVYGLVRSIVHPLDEAIYIAETVAAGDLSQDFATERGGEFGRLLAALGTMEDTLTDVVGRIKSSTDTITVASKDIAAGNTNLSQRTEAQAHALEQTASSMEQLTATVKQTADRARSASGLAVNAAGVAERGGAVVGEVVSTMTAISASSRRIVDIIEVIEGIAFQTNILALNAAVEAARAGEQGRGFAVVAAEVRSLAQRSADAAKEIKGLIGDSVQQVESGSTLVEQAGRTMHDIVHSVQGVSAMLGEISDATAQQSQGIEHVNQAVVQMESATQQNAALVEEAASAATALAVQTQELQTVVDGFKLD from the coding sequence ATGTCATTTGCCAATCTGAAGGTCAGCACACGGCTGAGCGCGGGCTTCGGTTGCATGTTCCTGCTCATGGCGATGCTCATCGCGATCGGCCTGACCCGCCTGGCGAGCCTGGACGACGCGCAGCGCGAAATCGTGGAGCAGAACTGGGCCAAGGCCGATGCGGCCAGTGCCATCGCCGGCGCCAGCCGGATGGCCTCCGAGCGGGTGATGGGCCAGTTGCTTGGCCCCGAGGCTTCGGCTGGCCCGGCCGGTCTGCCCACCGAACGCAGGGCGCTGGACGACGCCATGGGTCTGCTGTCGAGCGCGCCGATGTCCGAGCCCGAGAAGGCGCTGTACGGCCAGCTGAGGGCGGCGCATGCCGCGTATGACGCTTCGCTGACCAGGCTGGGGCAGCGCCTGTCGCAGGCCGACGGCCGCGATGCCGCGGCGAAGGCGATGCTCGCTGAAACCTTGCCCGCGCTGACCACGTTGCAGGGCCATGCGACGGCGTTTGCCAGCCTGGAAAAACGCCTCGCCGCAGACCGCATCCGGCTCGAGGAGGACCGCATCTCGGCCGCGCGTCTCGAGATGCTGGCCATCGGCGCTCTGGCGCTGCTGACCTGCGCGCTGTTCGTCTACGGCCTGGTGCGCAGCATCGTGCACCCGCTCGACGAGGCCATCTATATCGCCGAGACGGTGGCCGCCGGCGACCTGAGCCAGGACTTCGCCACCGAACGCGGCGGCGAATTCGGCCGGCTGCTGGCCGCGCTGGGCACCATGGAGGACACACTGACCGACGTGGTCGGCCGCATCAAGTCGTCGACCGACACCATCACCGTCGCCTCGAAGGACATCGCCGCGGGCAACACGAACCTGTCGCAGCGCACCGAGGCGCAGGCGCACGCGCTGGAACAGACCGCCTCGAGCATGGAGCAACTCACCGCCACGGTGAAGCAGACGGCGGACCGCGCGCGCTCGGCCAGCGGGCTGGCGGTCAATGCCGCAGGCGTGGCCGAACGCGGCGGCGCGGTGGTGGGCGAGGTGGTGTCGACGATGACCGCCATCAGCGCCAGCTCCAGGCGCATCGTCGACATCATCGAAGTCATCGAAGGCATCGCCTTCCAGACCAACATCCTGGCGCTGAACGCCGCGGTCGAAGCCGCGCGCGCCGGCGAGCAGGGCCGTGGCTTCGCCGTGGTCGCCGCCGAGGTCCGCAGCCTGGCCCAGCGCAGCGCGGATGCCGCGAAGGAGATCAAGGGCCTGATCGGCGATTCGGTTCAGCAGGTGGAAAGTGGCTCAACGCTGGTCGAGCAGGCCGGGCGCACCATGCACGACATCGTGCATTCGGTGCAGGGCGTCAGCGCCATGCTCGGCGAGATTTCCGACGCGACCGCACAGCAGAGCCAGGGCATCGAACACGTGAACCAGGCCGTGGTGCAGATGGAATCGGCCACGCAGCAGAACGCGGCGCTGGTGGAGGAGGCGGCATCGGCGGCCACGGCGCTGGCGGTGCAGACGCAGGAGCTGCAGACGGTGGTGGACGGCTTCAAGCTCGATTGA
- a CDS encoding MCP four helix bundle domain-containing protein: protein MELFFVTTPEERSRILGVIDQNKATITDALNELDRLVDSDADKAVLAELKAARGRYVASFTRVAQQLGEGQRDTAAQTLKMEPLPAIDGLQGHVDALNESQRRQARDRGAAVQSQISEAVRRVICLGLVCLAAGILLASRTRFRSFARSPRQSLPRT from the coding sequence ATGGAACTCTTCTTCGTGACCACGCCGGAAGAAAGGAGCCGCATCCTGGGCGTCATCGACCAGAACAAGGCCACCATCACCGACGCGCTGAACGAACTCGATCGGCTGGTCGATTCCGACGCGGACAAGGCCGTGCTTGCGGAACTGAAGGCCGCGCGCGGCCGCTACGTAGCTTCGTTCACCCGCGTGGCGCAGCAGTTGGGTGAAGGACAGCGCGATACCGCCGCGCAGACGTTGAAGATGGAACCCCTGCCGGCCATCGACGGGCTGCAAGGCCATGTCGACGCCTTGAACGAGTCGCAGCGCCGGCAAGCCCGCGACCGTGGTGCCGCCGTTCAAAGCCAGATCTCGGAGGCCGTGCGCCGGGTGATCTGCCTCGGCCTGGTGTGTCTGGCTGCCGGCATCTTGCTTGCGTCGCGGACTCGCTTTCGATCGTTCGCCCGGTCTCCGCGGCAGTCGCTTCCGCGAACCTGA
- a CDS encoding amino acid ABC transporter ATP-binding protein, with protein sequence MIRVEGLTKRFGAAPVLRGIDCEIDASEVVCVIGPSGSGKSTFLRCLNALEEASGGTVLVNGVSVLDPKTDIDALRAEIGMVFQRFNLFPHKTVLENITLAPSKVRKLGDAEARARASALLSKVGLLDKIDAYPNQLSGGQQQRVAIARALAMQPRIMLFDEPTSALDPEMVGEVLAVMQALAEEGMTMVVVTHEMGFARQVADRVLFLDEGLVVEQGTPSALFDSPKEERTRRFLSKIL encoded by the coding sequence GTGATTCGCGTTGAAGGCCTGACCAAGCGGTTCGGCGCCGCGCCGGTGTTGCGCGGCATCGACTGCGAGATCGACGCCTCCGAAGTGGTGTGCGTGATCGGTCCGTCCGGCTCGGGCAAGAGCACCTTCCTGCGCTGCCTGAACGCGCTGGAAGAGGCATCCGGCGGCACGGTGCTGGTCAACGGTGTGTCGGTGCTTGATCCCAAGACCGACATCGACGCCTTGCGCGCCGAAATCGGCATGGTGTTCCAGCGCTTCAACCTGTTTCCGCACAAGACCGTGCTGGAGAACATTACCCTCGCGCCGAGCAAGGTGCGCAAGCTCGGCGACGCCGAGGCGCGCGCGCGTGCCAGCGCACTGCTGTCGAAGGTGGGCCTGCTCGACAAGATCGACGCCTACCCCAACCAGCTCTCCGGCGGCCAGCAGCAGCGCGTGGCGATCGCCCGCGCGCTCGCCATGCAACCGCGCATCATGCTGTTCGACGAGCCGACTTCCGCGCTCGATCCGGAAATGGTGGGAGAGGTGCTAGCCGTGATGCAGGCGCTGGCGGAGGAAGGCATGACGATGGTGGTCGTCACCCACGAGATGGGCTTCGCGCGGCAGGTGGCCGACCGCGTGCTGTTCCTGGACGAAGGCCTGGTGGTCGAGCAGGGCACGCCAAGCGCGCTGTTCGACAGCCCGAAGGAAGAACGCACGCGCCGCTTCCTGAGCAAGATCCTGTAG
- a CDS encoding amino acid ABC transporter permease — protein sequence MEPILWFGWFRADIIAEYAELFWRGLQMTIAVTLICIVQGTCLGLAIGMARVAEARHAPARQLCKYLLRWPSTVYVSFFRGTPLFVQILLIHFAVLPLFINPADGLLISGDTARSIKQNYGAFVSGIVALTLNAGAYISEIFRAGIQSIDKGQVEASRSLGMSFRRTMFHVVLPQAFRRMLPPLGNNAISLLKDSSLISAIGLAELAYAARTVAGAYSRYWEPYLTISLMYWMLTLGLAYGIKKLETRYGRGDSR from the coding sequence ATGGAACCCATCCTCTGGTTCGGCTGGTTCCGCGCCGACATCATTGCGGAATACGCCGAGCTGTTCTGGCGCGGCCTGCAGATGACCATCGCGGTCACGTTGATCTGCATCGTCCAGGGCACCTGCCTGGGCCTGGCGATCGGCATGGCGCGGGTGGCCGAGGCACGCCACGCACCGGCACGCCAGCTCTGCAAATACCTGCTGCGCTGGCCTTCCACGGTCTACGTGAGCTTCTTCCGCGGCACGCCGCTGTTCGTGCAGATCCTGCTGATCCACTTCGCGGTGCTGCCGCTGTTCATCAACCCGGCGGACGGCCTGCTGATCTCGGGCGATACCGCGCGCAGCATCAAGCAGAACTACGGCGCCTTTGTCTCGGGCATCGTGGCGCTCACCCTGAACGCCGGCGCCTACATCTCCGAGATCTTCCGCGCCGGCATCCAGTCCATCGACAAGGGCCAGGTGGAGGCGTCGCGCTCGCTGGGCATGTCGTTTCGCCGCACCATGTTCCACGTGGTGCTGCCGCAGGCGTTTCGCCGCATGCTGCCGCCGCTGGGCAACAACGCCATCTCCCTGCTGAAGGACTCGTCGCTGATCTCCGCCATCGGCCTGGCCGAGCTGGCCTATGCCGCGCGCACCGTGGCCGGCGCCTATTCGCGTTACTGGGAGCCGTACCTGACCATTTCCCTGATGTACTGGATGCTGACGCTGGGCCTGGCCTACGGCATCAAAAAACTGGAGACCCGTTATGGCCGTGGTGATTCGCGTTGA
- a CDS encoding basic amino acid ABC transporter substrate-binding protein has product MQLIHRIAASLGFVAIALGTAGSAQAQNKELIVGSSATYRPFAYESPTKEIVGYDVDIIKAVAQKAGLSIKIVNTPFTGIFAALNNGDVDLVISGVTINDKRKQSYDFTMPYFEARQLIAVPQTSTAKSLKDLAGKKIGVVTGSSGDDTASREFGKTNPDIRRFESTPVVIAELANSGLDAAIGDNGVIAFRVQEHKQLKTVNDPAFPKEYFGIVVKQGNKALLDKLNAGLAAIKADGSYAAIYKKWFQGDAPVLPAQ; this is encoded by the coding sequence ATGCAACTCATCCACAGGATCGCCGCTTCGCTCGGCTTCGTCGCCATCGCCCTCGGCACCGCCGGCAGTGCACAGGCGCAGAACAAGGAGCTGATCGTCGGCTCCAGCGCCACCTACCGGCCGTTCGCCTACGAAAGCCCGACCAAGGAGATCGTCGGCTACGACGTGGACATCATCAAGGCCGTGGCGCAGAAGGCCGGCCTGTCGATCAAGATCGTCAACACGCCCTTCACCGGCATCTTCGCGGCGCTGAACAACGGCGACGTGGACCTGGTCATCTCGGGCGTGACGATCAACGACAAGCGCAAGCAGTCCTATGACTTCACCATGCCTTACTTCGAGGCCCGCCAGCTGATCGCGGTGCCGCAGACCAGCACCGCCAAGTCGCTGAAGGACCTGGCCGGCAAGAAGATCGGCGTGGTCACCGGCAGCAGCGGCGACGACACCGCGTCGCGCGAATTCGGCAAGACGAACCCCGACATCCGCCGCTTCGAAAGCACGCCGGTGGTGATTGCCGAACTGGCCAACAGCGGCCTGGATGCCGCCATCGGCGACAACGGCGTGATCGCCTTCCGCGTGCAGGAACACAAGCAGTTGAAGACGGTGAACGACCCGGCCTTCCCCAAGGAATATTTCGGCATCGTGGTCAAGCAGGGCAACAAGGCGCTGCTGGACAAGCTGAACGCCGGGCTGGCCGCCATCAAGGCCGACGGCAGCTATGCCGCCATCTACAAGAAGTGGTTCCAGGGCGACGCGCCCGTGTTGCCGGCGCAATAA
- the fumC gene encoding class II fumarate hydratase → MTTRTNTRVERDTFGPIEVPAHQLWGAQTQRSLQNFDISGERQPREIIKALAQVKRASAVVNRALGLQDAKKTQAIVDAADEVIAGQHPTEFPLVVWQTGSGTQSNMNVNEVLANRASELLGGERGEGRLVHPNDDVNRSQSSNDVFPTAMHVAAVEALTNRLLPAIAKLRGTLAQKAKDFDGIVKIGRTHLQDATPLTLGQEFSGYVAQLDHGEKHVRAALPHLCELALGGTAVGTGLNAPKGYAEQAAAELARLTGLPFVTAPNKFEALASCDALVHAHGALKTLAASMMKIANDVRWLASGPRSGIGELSIPENEPGSSIMPGKVNPTQSEAVTMLAAQVFGNDVAINFGGASGNFELNVFRPMVAHNFLQSVRLLADGMVSFNDHCAVGIEPNRERITELVDRSLMLVTALNTHIGYDKAAFIAKKAHKEGSSLREAAVASGHVTGEQFDQWVVPGNMVGQ, encoded by the coding sequence ATGACCACCCGTACGAACACCCGCGTCGAGCGCGACACCTTCGGCCCGATCGAAGTCCCGGCCCACCAGCTGTGGGGCGCGCAGACGCAGCGCTCGCTGCAGAACTTCGACATCTCCGGCGAACGGCAGCCGCGCGAGATCATCAAGGCGCTGGCCCAGGTGAAACGCGCTTCCGCCGTGGTCAACCGGGCGCTGGGCCTGCAGGATGCGAAGAAGACCCAGGCCATCGTCGACGCGGCCGACGAAGTCATCGCCGGCCAGCATCCGACCGAATTCCCCCTGGTGGTGTGGCAGACCGGCTCGGGCACGCAGAGCAACATGAACGTCAACGAGGTGCTGGCCAACCGCGCGAGTGAGTTGCTCGGCGGCGAACGCGGCGAAGGCCGGCTGGTGCATCCGAACGACGACGTCAACCGCAGCCAGTCGAGCAACGACGTGTTTCCCACCGCCATGCACGTCGCCGCGGTCGAGGCACTGACCAACCGGCTACTGCCGGCGATCGCCAAGCTGCGCGGCACGCTGGCGCAGAAGGCCAAAGATTTCGACGGCATCGTGAAGATCGGCCGTACCCACCTGCAGGATGCCACGCCGCTCACGCTGGGCCAGGAATTCTCGGGCTACGTGGCCCAACTTGACCACGGCGAAAAACATGTGCGCGCGGCCTTGCCGCATCTGTGCGAGCTGGCACTCGGCGGCACCGCCGTGGGCACCGGCCTGAACGCGCCCAAAGGGTATGCCGAACAGGCCGCGGCCGAACTCGCGCGCCTGACCGGCCTGCCTTTCGTCACCGCGCCGAACAAGTTCGAGGCCTTGGCCAGCTGCGATGCGCTGGTGCACGCCCACGGCGCCCTGAAGACGCTGGCCGCCAGCATGATGAAGATCGCCAACGACGTGCGCTGGCTCGCCAGCGGCCCGCGCAGCGGCATCGGCGAACTCAGCATTCCCGAGAACGAGCCCGGCTCTTCGATCATGCCCGGCAAGGTCAACCCGACGCAGAGCGAGGCCGTCACCATGCTGGCCGCGCAGGTCTTCGGCAACGACGTGGCCATCAACTTCGGCGGTGCCTCGGGCAATTTCGAGCTCAACGTGTTCCGCCCCATGGTGGCGCACAACTTCCTGCAGAGCGTGCGCCTGCTGGCCGACGGCATGGTGAGCTTCAACGACCACTGCGCCGTCGGCATCGAGCCCAACCGTGAGCGCATCACCGAACTGGTGGACCGCTCGCTGATGCTGGTGACGGCGCTCAACACCCACATCGGCTACGACAAGGCCGCATTCATTGCGAAGAAGGCGCACAAGGAAGGTAGCAGCCTGCGCGAGGCGGCCGTGGCCTCGGGACATGTGACGGGAGAGCAGTTCGACCAGTGGGTCGTGCCGGGCAACATGGTGGGCCAATGA
- a CDS encoding RNA-binding S4 domain-containing protein — protein MEKIRIDKWLWAARFYKTRTLATEEIGKGRVQVNGQDVKPAREVHAGELVTLRQGPSIRTVTVRGISGSRGPAPVAQALYEETPDSLAARTKAAEQRRLAPEPALSIDRGRPTKRQRRELDNAGDPWGQRWSASIKD, from the coding sequence ATGGAAAAAATCAGAATCGACAAATGGCTCTGGGCCGCGCGCTTCTACAAGACCCGCACCCTGGCCACCGAGGAGATCGGCAAGGGCCGGGTCCAGGTGAATGGACAGGACGTGAAGCCGGCGCGCGAGGTGCATGCGGGTGAACTCGTCACACTGCGCCAGGGCCCGAGCATCCGCACCGTGACGGTTCGCGGCATCAGCGGCTCGCGCGGACCGGCGCCGGTGGCGCAGGCGCTCTACGAGGAAACGCCTGACAGCCTGGCCGCCCGCACCAAAGCCGCCGAGCAACGCCGGCTGGCGCCAGAGCCCGCGCTCAGCATCGACCGCGGCCGGCCCACCAAGCGCCAGCGGCGCGAGTTGGACAACGCCGGCGACCCGTGGGGCCAGCGCTGGAGCGCGTCGATCAAGGATTGA
- a CDS encoding sensor histidine kinase, with protein sequence MKQGRARIGGVRRRDGSSGQVEALSLRRYLLLGILVPVILFVGINAFSVYEQAKRAVDIAYDRSLLASAKSIGEQLDVTGYDKLSVLRATVPYAALEAFEADNESRMYYRVSSLDGEMVSGFAELPFWRGRIPQQPAYSALVDFYNGEFRGEPVRVAVLLQPVASANGRGMAVVQVAETLALRQTLARQILLDTLWRQAALVLLIALVVVIVVQRATRPVRRLSEELQSRAEGDLTRLAARDAPRELLPLVDATNDVMQRLQRLLDHQKRFVRDAAHQLRTPLAVLKTQVQSALRDDVAPRQALSEINDTVDRATALANQMLNLAKVEQLRLQADAPVLDWSAVVREVAIDLSPLLAEKDIDFEIATRPAPVRAHDWMLRELARNLIHNAIKHTPQGGLLSVDVGADGDGVGLAVTDSGPGITAELAQRLFQPFSAGDVRHGSGLGLAICFEIVQALGGRIALDNREDHGRIAGLQARVDLPAPAIGQNQP encoded by the coding sequence ATGAAGCAAGGCCGGGCCCGTATCGGCGGCGTGCGCCGGCGCGATGGTTCTTCCGGCCAGGTCGAGGCCTTGTCACTGCGGCGCTACCTGCTGCTGGGCATCCTGGTGCCGGTGATCCTGTTCGTCGGCATCAATGCCTTCAGCGTGTACGAGCAGGCCAAGCGCGCGGTCGACATCGCCTACGACCGCTCGCTGCTGGCCTCGGCCAAATCGATCGGCGAGCAGCTCGACGTGACCGGCTACGACAAGCTCTCGGTGCTGCGCGCCACCGTGCCCTACGCCGCGCTCGAAGCCTTCGAGGCCGACAACGAAAGCCGCATGTACTACCGCGTGTCCAGTCTCGACGGGGAGATGGTCTCGGGCTTTGCCGAGCTGCCGTTCTGGCGCGGCCGCATTCCGCAGCAACCGGCCTATTCGGCGCTGGTTGACTTCTACAACGGCGAGTTCCGCGGCGAGCCGGTGCGCGTGGCCGTACTGCTGCAGCCGGTGGCCAGCGCCAACGGCCGCGGCATGGCCGTGGTGCAGGTGGCCGAGACGCTGGCGCTGCGCCAGACGCTGGCCCGGCAGATCCTGCTCGACACGCTGTGGCGCCAGGCGGCACTGGTGCTGCTGATCGCGCTGGTGGTGGTGATCGTGGTGCAGCGCGCCACCAGGCCGGTGCGCCGCCTCAGCGAGGAACTGCAGAGCCGCGCCGAGGGCGACCTGACCCGCCTCGCCGCGCGCGACGCGCCGCGTGAACTGCTGCCGCTGGTGGACGCCACCAACGACGTGATGCAGCGGCTGCAGCGCCTGCTCGACCACCAGAAGCGCTTCGTGCGGGACGCCGCCCACCAGTTGCGCACACCGCTTGCCGTGCTCAAGACCCAGGTGCAGTCGGCCCTGCGCGACGATGTGGCGCCACGCCAGGCGCTCTCGGAGATCAACGACACCGTGGACCGCGCCACGGCCCTGGCCAACCAGATGCTGAACCTGGCCAAGGTCGAGCAACTGCGCCTGCAGGCCGACGCGCCGGTGCTGGACTGGTCGGCCGTGGTGCGCGAAGTGGCCATCGATCTTTCGCCGCTGCTGGCCGAGAAGGACATCGATTTCGAGATCGCCACCCGGCCCGCGCCGGTGCGCGCCCACGACTGGATGCTGCGCGAACTCGCGCGCAACCTGATCCACAACGCGATCAAGCACACGCCGCAAGGCGGCCTGCTGTCGGTGGACGTGGGTGCCGATGGCGACGGCGTCGGCCTGGCCGTTACCGACAGCGGGCCCGGCATCACGGCCGAGCTGGCCCAGCGCCTGTTCCAGCCGTTTTCGGCGGGCGACGTGCGCCACGGCTCCGGCCTGGGCCTGGCCATCTGTTTCGAGATCGTGCAGGCGCTGGGCGGCCGCATCGCGCTCGACAACCGCGAAGACCATGGCCGCATCGCGGGCCTGCAGGCGCGGGTTGACCTGCCCGCGCCGGCGATCGGTCAGAATCAGCCCTGA
- a CDS encoding response regulator yields the protein MKLLLVEDDPAMQTTLQRALSRRGFAVQACGDGRVALQSWLDAPPDVVMLDLSLPGMDGLQVLDAARRQGLRTPVLILTARGTVGDRILGLNAGADDYLPKPFDLEELEARLRALVRRSTSLALEAETLPGPSALLVGELRCEKDSGAIYFRDQVLELSPRELALLQTLMAKPGHAVTKERLFELVFPGEQDVQYEAIEVVVYRLRKKLAHTGVTLMTLRGLGYLLKANE from the coding sequence ATGAAATTGCTGCTTGTCGAAGACGATCCCGCCATGCAAACCACGCTGCAACGCGCCCTGAGCCGGCGCGGCTTCGCCGTGCAGGCCTGTGGCGACGGCCGCGTGGCCCTGCAGAGCTGGCTGGACGCGCCGCCCGACGTGGTCATGCTCGACCTGTCGCTGCCGGGCATGGACGGCCTGCAGGTGCTCGATGCGGCACGCCGGCAAGGCCTGCGCACCCCGGTGCTGATCCTCACCGCGCGCGGCACGGTGGGCGACCGCATCCTCGGCCTGAACGCCGGCGCCGACGACTACCTGCCCAAGCCTTTCGACCTGGAAGAACTCGAAGCGCGGCTGCGCGCCCTGGTGCGGCGCAGCACGAGCCTGGCACTGGAGGCCGAGACGCTGCCGGGCCCAAGCGCTTTGCTGGTGGGCGAACTGCGCTGCGAAAAAGATAGCGGCGCCATCTACTTCCGCGACCAGGTCCTGGAACTCAGCCCGCGCGAGCTGGCGCTGCTGCAGACGCTGATGGCCAAGCCCGGCCATGCGGTCACCAAGGAACGGCTTTTCGAACTGGTGTTCCCCGGCGAGCAGGACGTGCAGTACGAGGCCATCGAGGTGGTGGTCTACCGGCTGCGCAAGAAGCTCGCCCACACCGGCGTCACGCTGATGACGCTACGCGGCCTCGGCTATCTGCTGAAGGCCAATGAATGA
- a CDS encoding tripartite tricarboxylate transporter substrate binding protein produces MRRDTFLKSLAALAAAGALPMSARAAGANVKMMIPANPGGGWDTTGRALGKALTESKVADTVTYDNKGGAAGALGLAQFVNGSKGDPNAMMVMGAVMLGGIITGKPPVSLSQATPIARITSEYNVFVLPSNSPFKNMAEVVAQLKKDPGSVKWGGGSRGSTEHVAAAMIAQKVGADPSKINYVAFRGGGEATAAILGGNVTIGGSGYSEFAEYIAAGKMKAIAVTSEQRLPGINVPTLKEQGIDVVIGNWRGVYGAPGITDAQKKALTDMLLTALKSPAWAEAVKKNDWTPAVLTGDAFAKFVDDDFASLRAIMVKSGMI; encoded by the coding sequence ATGCGTCGCGATACCTTCCTCAAATCCCTGGCGGCCCTGGCCGCGGCCGGCGCGCTGCCGATGTCGGCCCGCGCCGCCGGTGCCAACGTGAAGATGATGATCCCGGCCAATCCGGGCGGCGGCTGGGACACGACCGGCCGCGCGCTGGGCAAGGCGCTCACCGAGTCCAAGGTGGCCGACACCGTCACCTACGACAACAAGGGCGGCGCGGCCGGCGCGCTGGGCCTGGCCCAGTTCGTCAACGGCTCCAAAGGCGATCCCAATGCCATGATGGTCATGGGCGCCGTCATGCTCGGCGGCATCATCACCGGCAAGCCGCCGGTGAGCCTGTCGCAGGCCACGCCGATCGCGCGCATCACCAGCGAATACAACGTCTTCGTGCTGCCGTCGAATTCGCCGTTCAAGAACATGGCCGAGGTCGTGGCACAGCTGAAGAAGGACCCGGGCAGCGTCAAGTGGGGCGGCGGTTCGCGCGGCTCCACCGAACACGTGGCCGCGGCCATGATCGCGCAGAAGGTCGGCGCCGATCCTTCGAAGATCAACTACGTGGCCTTCCGCGGCGGCGGCGAAGCCACGGCGGCCATCCTGGGCGGCAACGTCACCATCGGCGGCAGCGGCTACAGTGAATTCGCCGAATACATCGCCGCGGGCAAGATGAAGGCCATCGCCGTCACCTCCGAGCAGCGCCTGCCGGGCATCAACGTGCCCACGCTGAAGGAGCAGGGCATCGACGTGGTGATCGGCAACTGGCGCGGCGTGTACGGCGCGCCCGGCATCACCGATGCGCAGAAGAAGGCGCTGACCGACATGCTGCTGACCGCGCTCAAGTCGCCGGCCTGGGCCGAGGCCGTGAAGAAAAACGACTGGACCCCGGCCGTGCTGACCGGCGATGCCTTCGCCAAGTTCGTCGACGACGATTTCGCCAGCCTGCGCGCCATCATGGTCAAGTCCGGAATGATCTGA